One window of Thermoplasmata archaeon genomic DNA carries:
- a CDS encoding thiamine pyrophosphate-binding protein codes for MPTGGQLVGEALAKEGVRVVFTLCGGHILPIYEGCLDQGIRVIDVRHEQTAAFAADGWARVTGEVGVAAVTAGPGVCNSLTAIVNARNSDSPVVVLGGQAETTRHDQGGLQETPHVRILEPVTKWAQSCAHAKRLPEFVFDAFRHAASPRTGPAFLEVPWDVLFDEVAAEGVDWKAASRSRAPVWAHPDGVRQAAEILVTAERPVVIAGTSLRWSTDASGLRALADVLRAPVYLNSLARGALPPDHPYFLGLSRSNALEDADVVLDLGAPFDFRLGYGQAPAIAADARIVMADVAGDTIGHNRAVDVGLVGDVGIIARQLAASLKGLRVREPTPWLEKLRSVESAKRARLDEGAGSGRRPVHALRLAREIDRFVGEDTVIVGDGGNVVASGSKIIRAPWPGSWLDPGRFGCLGMGLPFALAAKLARPEKRVLAFLGDGAFGISGMEIDTLVRHKVPVVAVIGNDGAWAQIRGPQIGLYGEARAVATRLGEATRYDEVAKALGAHGEFVDDPEGVGPAIERAFASGRPAVVNVILDPASNAGTGSYVM; via the coding sequence AGAGGGCGTCCGTGTGGTCTTCACCCTCTGCGGCGGCCACATCCTGCCGATCTACGAAGGCTGCCTGGACCAGGGCATCCGGGTCATCGACGTGCGGCACGAGCAGACCGCGGCGTTCGCCGCGGACGGATGGGCGCGCGTGACCGGCGAGGTCGGCGTCGCCGCGGTCACCGCAGGGCCCGGCGTCTGCAACTCACTCACCGCCATCGTGAACGCCCGGAACAGCGACTCGCCCGTGGTCGTCCTCGGCGGACAGGCGGAGACCACCCGGCACGACCAAGGAGGCCTCCAGGAGACGCCGCACGTGCGAATCCTGGAGCCTGTGACGAAATGGGCGCAGTCCTGCGCGCACGCGAAGCGCCTGCCCGAATTCGTGTTCGACGCGTTCCGGCACGCGGCATCGCCGCGAACTGGCCCCGCGTTCCTCGAAGTGCCGTGGGACGTCCTGTTTGACGAAGTCGCCGCAGAAGGCGTCGACTGGAAAGCTGCAAGCCGTTCCAGGGCGCCTGTGTGGGCCCATCCCGACGGCGTCCGCCAGGCGGCGGAGATCCTCGTCACCGCGGAGCGACCCGTCGTCATCGCGGGGACCTCGCTTCGGTGGAGCACGGACGCGTCCGGGCTCCGGGCTCTCGCGGACGTGCTGCGAGCCCCCGTGTACCTGAACTCGCTGGCCCGGGGAGCGCTCCCGCCCGACCATCCCTACTTCCTCGGCCTTTCCCGGAGCAACGCGCTCGAGGATGCCGATGTGGTCCTCGACCTGGGAGCCCCGTTCGACTTCCGCCTCGGCTACGGTCAGGCGCCGGCCATCGCCGCGGACGCCCGCATCGTCATGGCCGACGTGGCCGGGGACACGATCGGCCACAACCGCGCCGTCGACGTGGGCCTCGTGGGCGACGTCGGGATTATCGCGCGGCAGCTCGCGGCGTCCCTGAAGGGCTTGCGGGTCCGCGAACCGACCCCGTGGCTGGAGAAGCTTCGGTCCGTCGAGTCGGCCAAGCGAGCGAGGCTCGACGAGGGAGCGGGCTCCGGCCGGCGACCGGTGCACGCGCTTCGTCTGGCACGGGAGATCGATCGGTTCGTCGGGGAGGACACGGTGATCGTGGGCGACGGAGGGAACGTCGTCGCGTCGGGTTCCAAGATCATCCGCGCACCGTGGCCGGGGAGCTGGCTCGACCCGGGGCGGTTCGGCTGTCTCGGGATGGGGTTGCCGTTCGCCCTCGCCGCGAAGCTTGCGAGGCCGGAGAAGCGCGTCCTCGCCTTCCTGGGGGACGGAGCGTTCGGCATCTCCGGGATGGAGATCGACACGCTGGTCCGCCACAAGGTGCCCGTGGTCGCCGTGATCGGGAACGACGGCGCGTGGGCTCAGATCCGCGGGCCCCAGATCGGCCTCTACGGCGAGGCGCGGGCAGTGGCCACGCGCCTCGGCGAGGCCACGCGCTACGACGAGGTGGCCAAGGCCCTCGGCGCGCACGGGGAGTTCGTGGACGATCCGGAGGGAGTCGGGCCCGCGATCGAGCGGGCGTTCGCGAGCGGTCGGCCGGCCGTGGTCAACGTGATTCTGGACCCGGCGTCCAACGCCGGGACGGGCTCCTACGTGATGTGA